The following proteins come from a genomic window of Megalobrama amblycephala isolate DHTTF-2021 linkage group LG1, ASM1881202v1, whole genome shotgun sequence:
- the hbba2 gene encoding hemoglobin, beta adult 2 isoform X1 → MVEWSASERSTIVNVWGKINVDEIGPQALARVLIVYPWTQRYFGTFGNLSSAAAIQGNPKVAKHGKTVLNALEKAVKNMDDIKGTYAQLSQLHCEKLNVDPDNFRLLADCLTIVIATKFGPAFNPEVQATWQKLLSVVVSALTSRYF, encoded by the exons ATGGTGGAGTGGTCAGCTTCCGAGCGCAGTACTATTGTTAATGTCTGGGGCAAAATCAACGTCGATGAAATCGGACCCCAGGCTCTGGCAAG GGTGCTGATTGTATATCCCTGGACTCAGAGGTATTTCGGTACCTTTGGAAACCTTTCCAGTGCAGCTGCAATCCAGGGCAATCCCAAGGTGGCAAAACATGGTAAAACTGTGCTAAATGCGTTGGAAAAAGCCGTGAAGAACATGGATGACATCAAAGGCACTTACGCCCAACTCAGCCAGCTGCACTGCGAGAAACTCAACGTCGATCCAGACAACTTCAgg CTGTTGGCCGATTGCCTCACCATTGTCATTGCGACCAAATTCGGACCCGCTTTCAACCCTGAAGTTCAGGCCACTTGGCAGAAGCTCCTGTCTGTAGTTGTGTCCGCTCTCACCAGCCGTTATTTCTGA
- the hbba2 gene encoding hemoglobin, beta adult 2 isoform X2, producing MSGAKSTSMKSDPRLWQAIFIVSYDRVLIVYPWTQRYFGTFGNLSSAAAIQGNPKVAKHGKTVLNALEKAVKNMDDIKGTYAQLSQLHCEKLNVDPDNFRLLADCLTIVIATKFGPAFNPEVQATWQKLLSVVVSALTSRYF from the exons ATGTCTGGGGCAAAATCAACGTCGATGAAATCGGACCCCAGGCTCTGGCAAG CTATTTTCATTGTTTCATATGACAGGGTGCTGATTGTATATCCCTGGACTCAGAGGTATTTCGGTACCTTTGGAAACCTTTCCAGTGCAGCTGCAATCCAGGGCAATCCCAAGGTGGCAAAACATGGTAAAACTGTGCTAAATGCGTTGGAAAAAGCCGTGAAGAACATGGATGACATCAAAGGCACTTACGCCCAACTCAGCCAGCTGCACTGCGAGAAACTCAACGTCGATCCAGACAACTTCAgg CTGTTGGCCGATTGCCTCACCATTGTCATTGCGACCAAATTCGGACCCGCTTTCAACCCTGAAGTTCAGGCCACTTGGCAGAAGCTCCTGTCTGTAGTTGTGTCCGCTCTCACCAGCCGTTATTTCTGA